Sequence from the Brevundimonas sp. SGAir0440 genome:
CGGTCTCGCGCGCCAGACGCTCGGTGCGGGCCAGGACGGCGGGGGAGACGTTGCTGAAATCGCGCGCCAGGAGGGCGTCGAGATTGTCGGACCCCCAGAGGTCGAGCGCGGCCGCATTGGCGTAGACGCCGCGCAAGGCAACCGGATCAAACATCCAGATCGGTCGTTTCAGCGCGTTCCAGGCCTGCATCGACGGCGTGCCCTTTCCAGCGACGGCGTTACGGATTTCACCGTAGGGCCAAGGGCTTAAGCTTCGGCTAAGCTTTCGGACGATCCTGGGTTGTCACCGCATATCGCGCGACGACGCCGTCCGGCTGAAAATCGTGTTCGGCCAGCCGGTCGAGCGACATCAGGACGCGGGTCGTGAAGGCGTCAGGGTCGCCATCCTCGATCGCCGGGCGCAGCCAGTCGGTGACGACGGCGCGGGCGGGATAGGTTCCAACGGGGCCGGGAATGCTGAGCGCGACCTCGATCCCTTCCGCGACCCAGCCGGCGACGGTCACGAAGACGTCGGGCGAGGCCAGGAAGTCCGAGCGGCGCAGGACATACAGGGTGATGACCCCGTCCTCCACGCCGTCGGGCCGAACGATGACGCCGCTGCGATCCGGCCGCCAGTCGTCGGACAGCTCGACCACACGCCACAGGCAGAACCAGATGCGGCAGGTGTTCGGCCGGATTGCGTGGACCGAACAGCCGGCGCCGTCGACGCAATAGGCGCACAGCTCGCCCGTCGGCTTGGCCAATTCCGGCAGGTTCAGCGGAATGACCCGGCAGCATTCGACGCAACCGCCGCAGCTCCGGCCGGGAAGGAGGGGCAGGCTCACCCGGCCGAACGCTCCAGCCGGGCGATGCGGCGGTCCATGTCGGCGACGACCGCCTCCAGCCGGGCCTTTTCGGAGGCCATGTCGATCGGCGTGCCATCCTCGTAGGAAATCGTCGCGCCCTTGGCGATCAGATCCAGCCGGTAGATGGCCGTCACGCGCTGGGCCTTGAAGCGTTCGAGGGCAGCTGTCTCGGCGGGATCGGGCGTCTGGCTCATGCGCGTCGCTGTAGCGCATGGAGCCTTCCTGTGGAAACACGCGTTTGGCGCTGAACCGCAGATAGAATCCCTGTATCCGTCGACGGATGATCGGGCGGTTTCCCATCCTGTACATCGCCGAGGCGGACGCCGAGGACGCCGTGCTGTCCTCTGGCGTTCTGGCGCATCTGGTCGAAAGCCTGCCGCACGCGACCTTCACCATCGTCGGATCGGCCGCCAGCGCGCCGCTGTTCGCCGATACGCCGCGCCTGACGAAGTTGATCGTGCTGGAGCGCGAGGGCCATTTCGAATGGATCGCCCTGTGGAACCAGGTGCGGGCGACCAAATGGGGCCTGGTCGTGGACATGCGCGGCTCGGACCTGTCGGGCAAGTTGAGGCGGCACAAGCGCGCGGTGCGGGGCAAGGATCAGCCGGGCCTGCATGCGGTCGAGGCGGCGGCGGCGGTGCTGAAGCTGGATCCGGACGAGATTCCGGCGCCGAAACTCTATGTCTCGGATGAGACGCGGGCCCAGGTCGAGGCGCTGATCCCGGCGACGGGCGGTGACGGGCCGATCCTGGCGGTCGGGCCGGGCGTGGAATGGATGGGCAAGCGCTGGCCGGCCGAACGCTACGCCAAGGTGGCGGCCAAGCTGCTGGCCGACGACGGACCTCTGGCGGGCGGGCGGCTGATGATCGTGGGCGAGGAGATCGACCGCGAGGCGGCGCACACGATCCGCTACGCCGTGCCGCGCGCGCGGGTGATCGAGCTTCAAGGCAAGCTGACGCGGCTGCAGACGGTCGCGGCCCTGTCGACGTCGGTGCTGTACATCGGGGCGGACTCGATCTGGACCCAGCTGGCCGTGGCCTCGGGCGTACCGGTCGTCGCCGCCTTCGGGCCGTCGGATGAGACCGTGCGCGGACCCTGGAAAGGCGAGGCCGTGCGCGGGCCGCGCACCTATGACGAGTTCAAAAAGCTGGATCCGCGCCTGAACCAGGCGATCCAGCATATGATGGACCTGCCGTGGGAGCGGGTGCTGAAGGCGGCGCAGCGAGTGTTGAAACGTTGATCATGTCTTCCGTCATCCTCGGGCTTGACCCGAGGATCGAGGGTTCCGCTGAGCGGTGGTTCCGGTAGAAGCATGGCGTCAATGCGTCGCCTGTCGCGATGCGGACAGTCCGATCCTCGGGTCAAGCCCGAGGATGACGGAGTGAAAGAAAGGACGTCGCCCCATGACCCAGACCTATGACCTGATCGTCCGTGGCGGCGAGGTGGCGAACCATGCGGGGCGGGGCATGGCGGATGTCGGGGTGATCGACGGCAAGATCGCCTTCATCGGCGACCTGAGCCAGGCCTCGGCGGGCGAGGTCTTCGACGCGACGGGTCTGACGGTCCTGCCCGGCGTGATCGACACCCAGGTCCATTTCCGCGAGCCGGGGCTGGAGTGGAAGGAAGATCTGGAGACGGGAAGCCGCGCGGCGGCCCTGGGCGGCGTCGTCGCCGTGTTCGAGATGCCGAACACCAACCCCAACACCACCGATCCCGACACCATGGCCGACAAGCTGGCGCGGGCGAAGGATCGGATGTGGACTGACCACGCCTTCTACGTCGGCGGCACGCATGAGAATGCGGACTATCTGGGCGAGCTGGAGCGGTTGCCGGGCTGCTGCGGGGTCAAGGTCTTCATGGGCGCCTCGACCGGGGACCTGCTGATCGCCGACGACGAGGGGGTGAGGAAGGTCCTGTCCAATGTACGCCGCCGCGCCACCTTCCACTCCGAGGACGAATACCGCCTGGTCGAGCGTCGCGGCCTGGCCCGCACCGGCGACTGGACCAGCCATCCCGAGGTGCGCGACGCCGAGAGCGCCATCCGCTCCACCCGGCGCCTGGTCGGCCTGGCCAAGGAGACGGGCGCGCGCATCCACGTGCTGCACGTCACGACCCGGGAAGAGATGGAATATCTGCGCTTCCACAAGGATGTCGCCACCGTCGAGATCACGCCCCAGCACCTGACCCTGGTCGGACCGGAAGCCTATGAGCGGCTGGGCAGCTATGCCCAGATGAACCCGCCGATCCGGTCGCAGGAGCATGTGGACGCGCTGTGGCTGTGGGGGATGCAGCAGGGCGTGGCGGATGTGCTGGGCTCCGACCACGCGCCGCACACCAAGGAAGAAAAGGCCAAGCCCTATCCGGCCTCGCCGTCCGGCATGCCGGGGGTGCAGACGCTGGTGCCGCTGATGCTGACCCATGTCGCCAATGGACGGTTGAGCCTCGAGCGGTTCATCGACCTGACTTCGGCGGGGGCGCAGCGGGTGTTCGGCACGGCGAACAAGGGGCGGATGGCCGTCAGCTATGACGCCGACCTGACCATCGTCGATCTGAAGGCAAAGAGAACAATTAGACACGACCAGCAGGCGACGCGCTGCGGCTGGACCCCGTTCGACGGGGTGGAGGCGACCGGCTGGCCGATGGCGACCATCGTGCGCGGGCGGGTGGTGATGCAGGACGGCGAATTGATCGGATCGGCGCACGGGCGGCCGGTGCGCTTCATGGAGACGCTGTGAGGGAAAGGCTCGGCCTGATCGGTTTCGGCGCCTTTGGGCGGCTGACGGCGCGGCATCTGTCGGCCGGGTTCGATATCCTGGCGCATGATCCGGCGGCGAGCGATGACGAGTGCCTCGTGACCCTGACCGATCTGGCGACCGCTGCGGCCTGTCCCACGGTGGTGCTGGCCGTGCCGGTCGAGGCGTTGGAGGCGACGCTGATCGCCATCGGCCCGCACCTGAGGCCCGACGCCCTGGTCATCGACGTGGGCTCGGTGAAGGTGAAGCCGGCGCAGGCGATGGAGGCCCTGCTGCCGCCCGGCGTGCGGATCGTCGGCACCCATCCTCTGTTCGGGCCGCAGAGCGGCAAGGACGGCATCGCGGGCCTGCGGATCGCCGTGTGCGAGGTGCGGGGCGCAAGAGACGCTCGCCGCGTCGCCGCCTTCTGCCGCCGCGCGCTGGGGCTGAGGGTGTTTCAGGTCAGCCCCGAGGACCATGACCGGGAGGCCGCGACGGTGCAGGGCCTGACCCATCTGATCGCCCACGTCCTGATGGCGATGGAGCCCCTGCCGACGCGTATGACCACCGCCAGTTTCGACCGGCTGATGCAGGCTGTCGACATGGTCCGCCACGACAGCCCCGCCGTCTTCCGCGCCATCGAACGCGACAACCCGTTCGCGGCCGAGGTGAGAGAGCGGTTCTTTGCGTTGGCGGATGAGGCGCGGGGCGGGTTGGACTAACTTTAAGGCAAAGTTCTCATGATCGCCATTCAGCCCCCCGGCGGATGGCAGGGGCGAGGACCAGAAGCGAGAGCGTAAAACGATCCGAGTGGCGTGTCATAGCGCATGAGCTCCATCTCTTCGCCGACCAGGCACGAAATGCGTCTGTACACTTTGATCCTGGCCAAGCGGCCTTCCACATCAACGATAGCCGCAGGAGCATTGCGCCGTTCGCTTCCGGCGACATCGAACGAAATCACCTTGCCCTTGGTGGATTGCGGCGCGCTAACAAAGGCTACCACCATCGCCATCACGACGGCGAGTACGATTACAATGAGCGCTCCACCAAGAGCGACCTTATGAAAGGTCCATACCACCCGAAGTTCGTTGATCACCCTGCGCATGCTCAAGCGAGCCTCGGTCGCCTGAATAGTTTTTTCAAGCCGGTCAGATGTTGATGACGATTAATGCGCCCGGATGAACGCCCCTACATCCTCAGCCACGCCTGGCGCCAGCGGTAAGGCCGGGTCGGCATAGGTCGCCAGATTGGCGGCGCGGTCGGCGGGGGCGGTCTTGAGGAGGTGGTTGACGCCGTCCCAGAGTTTCAACGTGGCTCTGGGGTTGGCGGCGGCGAGGGCTTGCGCGTCCGTAGTGCCGATCTGGAGGTCGGTGGTGCCCTGGCCGATGAAGACCGGGCCGTCGTAGGCGGCGAGCAAGGCGGCGGGGTCCAGCGCGAACCACGAAATCAGGAAGGGCTGGACCGACGGGCGGAACAGGGCCGCCAACGCGGGCGGCGTGTCGGCGACGGTGCGGCCAGCCTCCAACTCGCTCAAGGCGGCGAAGGCCTGGGGCTTCATCGGCTCGGGCAGGCCGGCGTCTAGTTGTTCTCGGATGCTCGCGCCCGCCGGGCGACCGGCGCCGGCCAGCAGGATCAGGCCGCAGACCTTGTCGTCTCCGCCGTCGACCGCCTTCAGCGCGACCAGGGCGCCTTCACTGTGGCCGATCAGCCAGGCGCAGGGCTGTCCCGTTCGCGAGGCGGCCTCGGCGGCCCAGGCGCGCGCATCGTCGGCCAAGTCTGTGAAACGCAGCTTGGTTTCGTCGAACCCGGCGGCTGTGCTGGCCGCGACGCCGCGCTTGTCGATGCGCAGGGTGGCGACGCCCTGTTCCGCAAGTCCCTCGGCCAGCAGGCGATAGGTGGAGGCGGCGACGCCCATCGGGCTGTTCCCGTCCCGATCGGTCGGGCCTGAGCCGGGCAGAATGACGGCGACGGCCGTCGGCGCCTCCGGCGTCAGCAGCGTGCCATGCAGGGGCGCGGGCTGGGCGGGCAGGGCGATGTCGGTGGAGACCGGGCCGGCAAGCAGGCTGGCGGCGAGAAGGGCGTGGGTCAGCATCAGCATGGCAGTCTCCTTCAGAAGGGTTGGCGGTCGGGATCGGCGCGCCACACGCGCCAGCTTTCAAAGATCGAAAGGCCTGCGACCACGATGACGGCGGCGATCAGGGCCATGACGCCATAGGGCGAGGGCGCAAGCGGCGCGGCGATCAGGCCGGTCAGACCGACCAGACAGAACAGCCGGCCGGCCAGACGGTTCGAGCGATCCCAGGCCAGGCGGCTCTTATAGTTCCAGGGGGTGCGCACGCCGATCAGGGGATTGGGCGCGACACGGCCGAGGAAGGCACCGGTGACCAGCAGGATCAGCGACAGGGCGCCGGTCATGACGGCGGGGCCGCTGTCGACGGTCGCGTGCCCCAGGCTGGCCCAGGTGATCATCTGGCCGATAGCGGCGAAGATGAAGACGGTCAGCCCCTGACCGATCCGCATCGAGCGACGCCGTGAGGAGTCACCCTGATCCTCGGCGCGCAGGGCGACCAGACCCAGGCCGGCGGCGGCGATGAAGCCGATCACCGCCATGCCGCCCGCGAAGGTCGCGAACTCCACCCGGTCGCCCCAGCGATCCACCTGCCAGTCCGCGTTCCAGTGCATCGGCATCGGCGTCGTCGGGCCGTTGACGCCGATGTAGAGGGCGAACGCCGCCTGCATGCCGAAGACGGCGAGGGTCAGATAGTCCAGCAGGGACAGGCGATCCTTCATCGGCGTGTTTCCTTTGAGGGGTGGGGCAGGGGGCCGGTCGCCTCGCCGGTTCCGACGATGTCCATCAGAAAGGCCATCGCCTCCTCGACCGCCGAGATTTCCAGGCGATAGCGGATGGTCTGGCCCTCGCGCTCCGGGCTGACCAGGCCGGCCTCCTTGAGGGCGTTGAGGTGGCCGGTGATGGTGGGCCAGCTCATGTCAAAGGCAGCGGCGATATCGCCGGAGGCCAGCGGACCGGCGCGCAACATGGCGATGATGCGACGACGCACCGGATGCGACAGGGCCTTGAACAGCGTGTTCATAGCAATCTTCCTAATTAGGAAATCAGCTAAATGCAATATGTCGCGGGTGCGGCGGATTGCATTGCGCCCACCGATCGGGCTAGGGACGCGCAACTTGATTTTGAGAATGCGTATCAAAATGCTTTGCCTTCGCCGTGCCTCCGTTCTTTTGACCGCCAGCGCCCTTGCGCTGACGCTCGCCGCGCCGGCCCTGGCGCAGCAGGCGGCGGCCCCGGCGGAGCTGGGCGAGATCGTGGTGACGGGATCGCAGGTGCGGCTGACGGCGCCGGCGGCGGGCGGTCAGGTGGCGCGCGGCGGGCGCATCGGTCTGCTGGGCAATCTGGGCGTGATGGACACGCCGTTCTCGACCGCCAACTACACCGAAAAACTGGTGCGTGATCAGCAGGCGCGCGGCATCGGCGACGTGCTGCAGAACGATCCGACGGTGCGTGTGTCCAAGGGGTTCGGCAACTTCCAGGAGCTGTATATCGTTCGCGGCTTTCCGGTCTATTCGGACGATATGAGCTACAATGGGCTCTATGGCGTCTTGCCGCGCCAGTTCGTGGCGGCCGAACTGGTCGAGCGGGTCGAGGTGTTTCGCGGGGCCTCAACCTTCCTGAACGGCGCTGCGCCGGGCGGAACGGGGGTCGGCGGCGCCTTCAACCTGACGCCGAAGCGGGCGGGCGACGCCCCCCTGACGCGCCTGACCGGGGGCGTGTCGGGCCGTGACGAGATCTATGCCGCCGCCGACCTGGCCCGCCGTTTCGGCGACGACGGCGAATGGGGTGCGCGCCTGAACATCGCCAGCCGTGCGGGCGAGAGCGCCGTGAAGGACGAGACCGGCCAGCTGCGGGTCGTCGGCCTGGGGCTGGACCGCCGAGGCGATCGCGCCCGGTTTTCGGCCGATCTGGGCTGGCAGGATCACCGGATCGATGCGCCCCGCCCCAGCGTGACGCCGGGAACCGCCATCCCGGACGCGCCCTCGGCCGACAAGAACTTCGCCCAGCGCTGGACCTACACCGACGAGGAGCAGCTGTTCGGCGCCGTGCGCGGCGAGCTTGACCTGACCGACAGCATCAGCGCCTGGGCCGCCTTCGGCGGGCGTCAGGGCGAGGAAGACAACAGCCTGGCCAATCCGCGCGCCGATGCGGCGGGTGCGATCCGCGGCTATCGCTTCGACAATATTCGCGAGGACACGGTGTGGTCGGGCGACATCGGCGTGCGCGCCGACCTGACGACTGGCCCGGTCGACCATCGCCTGGTCGCCT
This genomic interval carries:
- a CDS encoding glycosyltransferase family 9 protein gives rise to the protein MIGRFPILYIAEADAEDAVLSSGVLAHLVESLPHATFTIVGSAASAPLFADTPRLTKLIVLEREGHFEWIALWNQVRATKWGLVVDMRGSDLSGKLRRHKRAVRGKDQPGLHAVEAAAAVLKLDPDEIPAPKLYVSDETRAQVEALIPATGGDGPILAVGPGVEWMGKRWPAERYAKVAAKLLADDGPLAGGRLMIVGEEIDREAAHTIRYAVPRARVIELQGKLTRLQTVAALSTSVLYIGADSIWTQLAVASGVPVVAAFGPSDETVRGPWKGEAVRGPRTYDEFKKLDPRLNQAIQHMMDLPWERVLKAAQRVLKR
- a CDS encoding dihydroorotase, encoding MTQTYDLIVRGGEVANHAGRGMADVGVIDGKIAFIGDLSQASAGEVFDATGLTVLPGVIDTQVHFREPGLEWKEDLETGSRAAALGGVVAVFEMPNTNPNTTDPDTMADKLARAKDRMWTDHAFYVGGTHENADYLGELERLPGCCGVKVFMGASTGDLLIADDEGVRKVLSNVRRRATFHSEDEYRLVERRGLARTGDWTSHPEVRDAESAIRSTRRLVGLAKETGARIHVLHVTTREEMEYLRFHKDVATVEITPQHLTLVGPEAYERLGSYAQMNPPIRSQEHVDALWLWGMQQGVADVLGSDHAPHTKEEKAKPYPASPSGMPGVQTLVPLMLTHVANGRLSLERFIDLTSAGAQRVFGTANKGRMAVSYDADLTIVDLKAKRTIRHDQQATRCGWTPFDGVEATGWPMATIVRGRVVMQDGELIGSAHGRPVRFMETL
- a CDS encoding prephenate dehydrogenase/arogenate dehydrogenase family protein translates to MRERLGLIGFGAFGRLTARHLSAGFDILAHDPAASDDECLVTLTDLATAAACPTVVLAVPVEALEATLIAIGPHLRPDALVIDVGSVKVKPAQAMEALLPPGVRIVGTHPLFGPQSGKDGIAGLRIAVCEVRGARDARRVAAFCRRALGLRVFQVSPEDHDREAATVQGLTHLIAHVLMAMEPLPTRMTTASFDRLMQAVDMVRHDSPAVFRAIERDNPFAAEVRERFFALADEARGGLD
- a CDS encoding alpha/beta hydrolase; the encoded protein is MLMLTHALLAASLLAGPVSTDIALPAQPAPLHGTLLTPEAPTAVAVILPGSGPTDRDGNSPMGVAASTYRLLAEGLAEQGVATLRIDKRGVAASTAAGFDETKLRFTDLADDARAWAAEAASRTGQPCAWLIGHSEGALVALKAVDGGDDKVCGLILLAGAGRPAGASIREQLDAGLPEPMKPQAFAALSELEAGRTVADTPPALAALFRPSVQPFLISWFALDPAALLAAYDGPVFIGQGTTDLQIGTTDAQALAAANPRATLKLWDGVNHLLKTAPADRAANLATYADPALPLAPGVAEDVGAFIRAH
- a CDS encoding SdpI family protein → MKDRLSLLDYLTLAVFGMQAAFALYIGVNGPTTPMPMHWNADWQVDRWGDRVEFATFAGGMAVIGFIAAAGLGLVALRAEDQGDSSRRRSMRIGQGLTVFIFAAIGQMITWASLGHATVDSGPAVMTGALSLILLVTGAFLGRVAPNPLIGVRTPWNYKSRLAWDRSNRLAGRLFCLVGLTGLIAAPLAPSPYGVMALIAAVIVVAGLSIFESWRVWRADPDRQPF
- a CDS encoding metalloregulator ArsR/SmtB family transcription factor, translating into MNTLFKALSHPVRRRIIAMLRAGPLASGDIAAAFDMSWPTITGHLNALKEAGLVSPEREGQTIRYRLEISAVEEAMAFLMDIVGTGEATGPLPHPSKETRR
- a CDS encoding TonB-dependent receptor produces the protein MRIKMLCLRRASVLLTASALALTLAAPALAQQAAAPAELGEIVVTGSQVRLTAPAAGGQVARGGRIGLLGNLGVMDTPFSTANYTEKLVRDQQARGIGDVLQNDPTVRVSKGFGNFQELYIVRGFPVYSDDMSYNGLYGVLPRQFVAAELVERVEVFRGASTFLNGAAPGGTGVGGAFNLTPKRAGDAPLTRLTGGVSGRDEIYAAADLARRFGDDGEWGARLNIASRAGESAVKDETGQLRVVGLGLDRRGDRARFSADLGWQDHRIDAPRPSVTPGTAIPDAPSADKNFAQRWTYTDEEQLFGAVRGELDLTDSISAWAAFGGRQGEEDNSLANPRADAAGAIRGYRFDNIREDTVWSGDIGVRADLTTGPVDHRLVASASQIQSKSKNAWAASNFAGYAMGTLTSPLLSPAPTITSVSGDLDDPNVTERVKNTSFAVADVLSFLDGRLLATVGLRYQEIETKSYTYADGSSLSSYSSDATTPAFAVVYKPNDAISLYANYAEALVPGTTAPAVVNGVTVANGGEVLSPFRAEQAEIGAKYDAGSYGGTLSVFRTTLPSAFFDPNTAVYSDGGEQENKGVELTVYGEPVAGLRLIGGATWLDAEINRSLTAANASKSAIGVPDFQANLNVEWDVPMVSGLTVEGRAVHTGAQPANATNTLELESWTRFDAGVRYAFVAGDKPVTLRARVENVADEDQWVAVGGYPGSNYLTLGAPRTLRLSVSTEF